Part of the Salarias fasciatus chromosome 23 unlocalized genomic scaffold, fSalaFa1.1 super_scaffold_20, whole genome shotgun sequence genome, GACCCCACCAAGGCCCTCAGCTCAGTCAGCTTGGTAATGAAGAGACGTGTTGACAGAGAGCAGCTCAAATACAGACGGCAGAAGCAGAATGTAAAGGTAAAGAGTGAAGACTGCTTCGAAGTCAAGCTTTACTTCACATCTGTTCATGAGGTCCTGAGGAGGCTCTCACCTCTCAGGCAGTTGGGATTCTCAGCAGTTTCTCTCATCTGAACAGTTCCAGATGCAGGTTTGACTCCAGATGTCCATTCTTACATTTAAACCGTGGTTtaacataataataatgcatACATGCATTGTTACCCCCCGCGTCTCGCTCCCCCGCCTCACCTCCAGCACCAGCTCGGTCATCTGGAACCTCTTCTGCAGGCCCTTGCTGGCAGGCATGGGCTCGTGGTAGAAGAGGCACAGCAGGTCGTACCTCTTCAGGGCCTTCTTGAAGTTCCGCTCGTTTATGTCCAGCACCCTGTCTTTCCCGTCAAAATTGGGGAACTCGAGTCCTTCCTCGGCGGCACAGAGGAAAACCAGGCGAAGGCAGAGGCCGGACAGCAGAGACAGCCACATCCGATACATGATGCTTCGACTGCGGCGCTGATATCCACTGACTGGATGAATGAAGGAGTCTTTTTAATACTCCCCCCACTGTTTCCACTCTGTCCTCTGCTTCTCCACCTGtctgctgtctcctcctctctccgtcACTGACGCTGCTCAGATCTCTGGAggatctccttcctcctcctttttctcaTCCTGACTGAAAAACTCGTCACACATTTAAAGGACTATCGGATCATCTCTCCTCAAGCACATCAGGCTGAGAACGTGGACTTGAGATCTGAGGTTCACAGGTTTGGTCACACAGTGTACAGATCAgcagcatgacccttgacccccaggAATGGACCTAATGGGAAAAAGTATGAATATCCACAAGGGTTATTGATGAAGTTTGATTAGTTTAGTTTGGATTCAGTCATTGATATCATAATGTACCTCCAACAACAGACTCTAACCACCCAGGTGCAGTAGTGCCACAGGAGTTCCTTACTGTGGCAGTAAGACTATATAACTCCTTTTGTAAATAGTATTTTTGCTGTCCTTCTGTTAATTTTATACTTTTATGCTTATACTAGTCAACGTAGATGAATTCATATGTAATACTGCCTATTTAATTCTGTTGTATTGatattttaactttgttttattctgtgtggagcgACACTGCAAAGACTTTCCTTGTGGGGTCAATACAGTATTTCTAGTCTATTCTCTCTACATAGGGAGATGCAGTTTCATGAATCAGAGGTGGTGCACCTATAGTATTGATATTAGTCAGTACAAATGCTCTGATTCGGTTAAAACATAAAGAAATTATCTCTGAGATGCAtgagagattttaaaaaatctataaaaaaaaacaccatataAAAGCAATTCTGCCATTTCTTAATTTGCATTTGCACGCCGGACCTCTATTTGAAGAGTTACGGTATTCAGATCCTTTCAATGAATGTCGTTGTGCGCATTACCGTAGTAGCAGACAGAAGCAGCGGAGCGCAGAGCTGCTCAGACCAGACTAGAAGATCGAGAGACAAATGGAGCGCCTGTGGCTGTGGacgcttttgtttgtttttgttcagactgaagtctcaGGTAAAGCAGTTTTGTATGAAACCAGTGTCTGGAGGATAGCCTAAACCGAGCCGGGAGGTTTTATTGCCTTTATTttgcctgctgctcctccagacaACTTTTAGAGGAGGATTCATTCATCTGAGGCAAATTAGCTACAATGCTAACTCAAAGATTTTAACTGGAGGGAAACGTTTAGCTGACAATCACCGAATAAACCAATATGTGTATGGATAGGGGTGTTTGGTCACTAAGTCTTCCAACAGGGCTGGTAACCAGAGAGTGACTGAAGTTTAACGTGATCACTGTTGAAGAGAGCTTGGTGTTTAGTGTTTTtactgtgctgctgcaggaaaacagtggaagaaaattaaagaaaacatctcGGATGCTGTGAAAGGATACACAACCTGCAGCCCTGCCAActgcagctgccatgcaaggtgagTCTCTCCAGCTTCGTGCTCACATCCTCCCCTGAATCTTCACACTCCTGAGTGGGTCAAAGTGTGATTTCATGAAGCGAGAGAGGCATGACAGAACAAGCTGTGGTTTCTGTCGCAGTGTCCTCAAACAAGACCTGCATCCTTTCCGTGGAGGGATTTCTGAGGCTGTCATGGCAGCTACAGTCCAGAGAGGAGTTGGCACTCACTACCAGGTCATTGGACACAAGCTGTACCGAGAGCACAACTGCATGTTCCCAGCTCGGTGAGGAGGGGAAGCACACCGCGGCGTTTGTTGTCATtgagtgtgttttcaggctttGTGTGAATCTGCTGGCTGTGTTTAGATGCAGCGGGGTGGAACATTTCATCCTGGAGGTGATCGACAGACTCCCTGACCTGGAGATGGTGGCAAACGTGAGGGATTACCCACAAGTCCCTCACTGGGTGCAGCCGACCCTGCCCGTCTTCTCTTTTAGTAAGGTGAGTGTCAAACATGTCTGTGAACACTCCATAATCCTACAGAGGTGTTTttattgaacagttttttttccttttatgtttgtttgattCGAGTAGACATCAGATTACCAGGACATCATGTATCCTGCGTGGACGTTTTGGGAGGGTGGACCTGCTGTGTGGCCCATTTACCCCACCGGGTTGGGAAGATGGGATCTGATGAGGGACGACCTGAAAAAGTGAGATTTGGTTATTGATGACTGGTTGTTGTTAAGCTTCGGATGGTTATACAGGCAAATGGAGCTAAATCCAGAATATGATGAGCATCTGTGCTGTTAGGTCTGCAGCTCAGTGGCCTTGGAAGAAAAAAGAGTCCAGAGGATTCTTCAGAGGCTCAAGgttagttttatttgtttttttgtagttgTAATTATAATTACGGCCTTCCAAAGTCGGTCTGTGTTCATAGATTCTTCCttaaaaactgttattttcaaCTTGTaaccagctgaggtggtttGTAATCGCTGTCATTTACAGGACCAGTGCTGAGCGGGACCCCCTCGTTCTCCTGTCCCGGGACGCTCCGGAGCTGGTCGATGCCGAGTACACCAAGAACCAAGCCTGGAAGTCTGAAAAAGTCAGTTGCAGTGAAAGTGCATCACTGTTCAATAAACACTGTTGAGTCCATTTTTGCAGGGATGACACTCAACATGtacatctgacacacacacacacacagatcattaCGCATTCGTTACAACCGTTCTTTCTGTTTTAGGATACACTTGGGAGACCTCCAGCCAAAGAAATCCCTCTGGTTGATCACTGCAAATACAAGTAAGCTGCATTTTGAGGGGGAAATAAAGAGAATATGAATGAACTGTCATATTTTCTTGGTGCATGTGTCATTAAACTGTAATTATTTAATCGGGGAGAGCTCAtttcttcctcactcttttctcCCTGCAGGTATTTATTCAACTTTCGAGGTGTGGCGGCAAGTTTTCGATTCAAGCACCTCTTCCTCTGcggctctctggtgtttcacgTCGGCGACGAGTGGCAGGAGTTTTTTTACCCTCAGCTCAGGCCCTGGGTCCACTACATCCCAGTGAAACAGGATCTCTCCaatgtcaggtgtgtgtgtgtgtgtgtgtcacctcaTCACAGCCCAGAAATAACCAATTATCAGCCATTCATCACATGTTCTGTCTCCAAAGGGAGCtcctgcagtttgtcaaagataaTGACGCCATTGCTCAAGAAATCGCCAAGAGGTGAGTGATTTTGTAAAAAGtcccagttttgttttcactgtccTAACGCCCCTGTCTTCTACTGTTTACAAGGGGTCAAGAGTTCATCCTCAACCACCTGCGAATGGAGGACGTCACATGCTACTGGGAGAATCTCCTGAAACAGTTCAGCCAGCTTCTCACCTACAAGCCtaaaagaagaagcagctaCGGCCAGATTGTGCACAAATTTAGCAAAACAgaactctgacacacacttttctttcttcctcacaATGTTTCACTGTTATGTGACTCTGTGCTCGCCTGGAAATGACTGTCTTCTAGCTGACGCTACATAAAtcataaagctgaattgaattgaatattgACGGTACGCTCCAGATAGAATTCGTCCTTGTTGTGCCGCAGTAGCTGAGAGTGCAGCAACTCAGTCTGTTCTCCTGAAAGATATTTCTTTCATAACATAATGCAGGCGTCGTGTGGACATCTGGTGTTTGTTTATCTGAATCTCTTTGAAAATTGCACTGACCAAGGAAACCAGATTGCTCCAGTGAATCTAGTCATATGCTCTGCTCCACTGCCCTCTATTGGACGACTGCTGGAACTGCAGCAGAAAACGTCCTCGTATCACAACGAAAAGTCTTCAGTGATTCAGTGGCTTTTTAATATGTTCCTTCTCCACAAAGTGCCAACTCCAAGCAATAATGTCTCTGAATGTAGAAACACGTCTCTGTAATATTAGGTGGTGTTCCTGGTGCAGAATcctgttaaatgtgtttttgtagtCATGTCTTATTGATAACTGGTGAATTGTCACCGATGTTGatttatgtacatttttttacttctgCACTGCTGCTATAGACTGGTCCATTTTTATGCAGATTTGATCATGTTTCAAGACCAAGACTTGTACAGTTGGTCACACTCTTGTGCGTTTTCGTTTTTATCTGAATAAAATTTTGCGGGAGGTATCAAAAGATGAAGAATAAATTCGAATATTCTGTGCACATGCTTTCTGGAGCTGTCATATATAAGCACCACAACAAATTAGAAAAGATATTTTCCATTGAATTAAAACTAAACCAGTCCATCTGCGGCTGACCTGCAGTTCACCCTCCAGCCGCTGGGGGCGCTGAGTGGAGGCACTGCCTTCACCGGCCCAATGAGCCGCAgcctcagaggtcagaggtcgctgtCAGTAGTGAGAACAGATTACACATGGGGACAAACGTGAAAACAATAATGTCTTCTTTCACATGAACCAGCGTCTGCCTCTAAACCAAGAAAAGAAACCGTTCGTTTCGGAGGAGTTATCCGGTAAGCCGCTCTTTACCTGCAATATAACCGAAGCTAACTGCTAAATGCTAATGATGCTTCCATTGTCGGACATGGAGGTTTTGAGTTCTTTAAAGCAGCATTTTTAGATGCTTCATGTGTTAATTTGAGCGGCTGAAGTCTGTTTTGGTCTGAGACTGTGTCTGTTTCCCGTTCATGCAGTATGAGGTTTGTACAGAACAAAAACTGTTTGACCTGAAGCTTATCAGGTATCAATGCATCTAATCACATGTTTACATCAGTCAGGCTGCAGGTTAAATAACCTCCAATCATGGCCTTCATCATGTATGTTTACGTTAAAATACCGTTCAATAAAATGTCCTTCGGCTCATCATCCCAGCAAACTGCACTCTTGAATTCACATgtatttacttttaaattgcAGATTTTATCAGGAAATCAGTGGCACTTGGAAATACAGAATTACCACAGATTTGCTGCTCCTGGTCAGATGAAGTGACCTGTCAGCATAACTATAAGTGATGTTACGTGAAGGTTACAAAATGCAGATCTCAGAAactcatgttttatttcaaagagGATGCAGACAGC contains:
- the poglut1 gene encoding protein O-glucosyltransferase 1; this translates as MERLWLWTLLFVFVQTEVSGKQWKKIKENISDAVKGYTTCSPANCSCHASVLKQDLHPFRGGISEAVMAATVQRGVGTHYQVIGHKLYREHNCMFPARCSGVEHFILEVIDRLPDLEMVANVRDYPQVPHWVQPTLPVFSFSKTSDYQDIMYPAWTFWEGGPAVWPIYPTGLGRWDLMRDDLKKSAAQWPWKKKESRGFFRGSRTSAERDPLVLLSRDAPELVDAEYTKNQAWKSEKDTLGRPPAKEIPLVDHCKYKYLFNFRGVAASFRFKHLFLCGSLVFHVGDEWQEFFYPQLRPWVHYIPVKQDLSNVRELLQFVKDNDAIAQEIAKRGQEFILNHLRMEDVTCYWENLLKQFSQLLTYKPKRRSSYGQIVHKFSKTEL